Below is a window of Leptospira stimsonii DNA.
AAAATATGCGTCCGATCTAGATCGTATAATTCCTCTTTAGAATTCTTTCTTAAAACCTCCAGGCTCCCGTTAGAATACAAATTGGTATAATATCCCCTCGAATTGTCCTGATATATCAATCTATTGTTCTGCGTTAAGTTCTGGTGATTTTTTATTTCTTCTTCGCTTAGCACTGGTTGGTTTCGATTCCTCTTGGTTAAAGAATTCGAGTAAGAAGCCCATCCGAAAAACCCCGTTCCTTCTTCCATCTCCTTTCTTATCATCAATTCGATGCCTTTCGACCAACCTGTCATCGAATTAGAATAGTTCAAATTTCTCTGAGGGATCAATGTGGAACTACGCTGATCTACTAATGAGGACACATTGTTGATATTTGCCGCTGAAGAATCCGAAACAAATTGATCTTGAATCGCCATACTATCGAACGTATTTCTATAACCTTCCACTTTGATAGAGTATTTCGATAGAAATTTTTGCTCTATCCCAATATTGGAATGTTGAGAGGTTTCAACCTTTAATTTCGGATTTCCGATTGTTTTTGAATACTGGCTGATATCGTTCGGTGCCTGCGAAAAGTTTCCTGTTCCGCCGAAGAGCGTCGTGCCAAAGGAAGTAAAGTTCTTCGCAAGTAAGAATCTCGGATTGGTCTTCCATTCTTTAGAAAGGTCATAATAATCCCGACGAACTCCAAGAGTCGCCGAATATCCTAAATGATCAAATTTCAATTCAGAAAAATATCCTATCTCACGATGTGTCATTTTATCTCCATCCAAGACTGCCATCGTATTCGTATTCGGGTCCGAAATGATAAGCTCGGTTAGTCTTAAGAATTGAGGCTTCGGATTTAAATAAGTTATTTTTCCTTTAAAGCTCGAAACGGTCTCCCGATACTGTCCGCCGGAGTTCAGCTTTAGGATTTTTTTGAATATGGAAATTTCTAAGAAATCCTCGAAGTAATTCAAATTTTGGGAAAAATCATTACCTACTGTATTTATTTTTACAAATCCATCCGGAGAAATCCTCCCATCGTTACTATCGAGATAATAAGTGCTATTTTGAATTCTTTCACTAAAATAATTTCTAGCAACATTAATTGTATTTTTTATTGATCCGAAAGGAGTCCAGATATGTTTGAGGCCGTCGGTCCTGAAATCTCGATCCACTACTAAACCGTCAACCAAAGATTCTGCACTACTTTGATTGGCGTCCAATTTTTCGTTTTTGGCAAACGGGTATCTAAAATCCTTCGCACCGAATGAGGTTATGGTTATAGAATGTTCAGAATTGATATCCCAGTGAATCCGTCCTTGGTAGTCGCTATAATCCGATATGAGCGTTTGATTGGGGACAACGTCGTGAAGTTGTCCTAATAATAAATTAGGATAATATTTTCTTCCAGAAACATTTACATTTAAATTCTTTGTCACGTTTTTAAATGTGTATCCATCGATCAAAAAAGTGTTAAGGTTAACAACGGTGAGATCTTCCCTTTTCTTAAAGCCCTCCACTGCGATTACTCCTCCAGTTCCGAAACCATACCGTGTCGAGTATGCACCTGAATACACTTCTAAAGAGCGAATCGCATTATTGTTGATAACCGATGAAATGCCGTCTGCATGAAACGGATAACTGAAAGGAAGATCGTCAAAATAAAATTGATTCGACTTCGAACCCGCTCCTCTCATCACTAGAAACCCTCTTTGACTATTAGAAATATCGGGGCTTTTCGTCTGCGTGCCGGATTTCGTCAAACTCAACTGAATCGGTAACGCGGATTGAAAACTGGAATTATTATAATTTTGGAATATTTGAGATACGCCAGGAACATTAAATACTGCTTTTAAGGAGTCTCCGAAGGTTCCCGGAAGTCTTTTGATTTCCGCTTGTTTCAGTCGGACACCGTTAATGTCGTCTTTTTCACCGATCACGGAAATCTCCGTCTCACGATTCTCTATCAAAGATCCGATTTTTACAAAGTTCTGCCCTTTCACAAGTTCGATTCGTCTCCTTCTTTGTATACCCTCCGTACTTGCAAAGAGGATCGAATATAGGCCCGACTCAGGAACGGAAATAATTATTTCATCCGATAATTTGTTTATCAGTAAAGTCGTCTTAAAATTACCCTTCTCAATCAAGACGAAGTCAGGAGAAGACTGGGAAAAAAGAGAATTCGAATACATCAGTACGATCAGTGCAAAAGGATAAACTGTGATTCGTAAGAGTATAATTGTTCGCATCATCTTCACCGATCGTCAATCCCACTGAAATATAGAAAGAAGCTCCGAGTCGAAAATCGAATCTCTAACCCTATAGAGTCAAGCGAGTTCGACCTACAATCTTCCTCATTCTTGGTTGTACATTCGGATCGCTTCGAGTAGGCTATTTAAGAAATCTCTATGTGTTTCCTTCTAAGAGTCTATTTTCATTCGATTCCACATAACTTTTTCCCGTTTACTACGATAACGAATACAGCTGACGGATCGGAGTGCGGTAGATACGTATTCAATTCTAAGATGAAAAGAAATTTCTAAGAACATTCTGAATCCATTAAATTTCATTCAATGGCGAATGACTCATTCGTCCAAAAAAGAAACAATCCGTAGCTCAACTGAATATCGGTCGTAAGAATCTGACCACACTCCGGTCCATTCATCCTTTTCTATTCTAGTGAATAAGAAGGTAGAAATAACATCCGCCGCCAAACAGAGACAGAATCCGTGTCTATAATCCGCATTCGATCCTGTAAAAAAAATCAATCCCGCCAGTGATATTCAATTTGAATTTAGAAACATTGAATTTTCAGAGCCAGTGAGAAAGATTGGAAGCGCATTCAGAATCAGTTTTTTTAAGATTAGAATGCGATCGTAAAAGAAGATTCATTCTAGGATTATAATCAATCGAAACAGTGATAGAACCACGGCAAATATTCTTACATTAGATGATGATAAACAATTGTTAGGTGAAGGATCCCAAGCTGGAACCAGAACGCGCTTCAACAACCAAGTTAAAAAATATATAATTCTCATTCCCAATCTTGACCGAGAATTCTGATAAAAGATTTAGAATCGATCCCCTCATATGGAACGAGCTGAAGTCAGCGAAAAGATTCATTTGAATTTCAAGTTTCGCCTCGTCTATCAGACGATTATGATTCGAAAAGAATCCCCATCAGATCCGTGGCCGGAATGGTTGCTCGTATTGCGACTCGGATTTATGGAGTTACACTTTGCTCGGATTCGATTCTTCCTAACGATTCCATAGACAATTCGAATTCGCAGGACGAAGCATTCATAGAAAGGAAGCCATCCCACTCTTCCTCCGGTCCGCGCCCCTTTCGGCTCAAACCGGAGGAAACTCGTTTCCGCATGGGCGCGGAACAAGATGCAAAAGAAACATCTTTTTTTCGTAATTTTCTTATTTACAATATTTTCAATTTGTAAGAAATCGTGAAGCCCGATCCAAACAGGAGAACTCATGGCAAATTATGTTGTTCGCGGCGGAGAACAGGAATTACCTCCGCCCTATCAAATGAAACAAGTGGAATTTTATTCTTTTTGCATAGAAGGAAATCAGAATGCGATTCAGTCGATCGTAGATCGTGACCTAAATGGGCCAGCGAACGGTTCTGCGCACTATTCCGCATTTACAGATAAATTATTTCTCGTATTTGCAAAACAGCAGTATCTGGTTCCCGGTAACGATTGCGGCTGGGTGGAGGAAACCGACGTCGGATTTTGGATTCCACTCTTTGCGAAAGATCCGCTTCGAATCCGTTTTTATCAACCTTATCTTTTTGTGGATATTCCAACCGCGATGGCAACCGGGAGAGAGATCTACGGGTTTCACAAAATTCACGGCGATTTCCAAATGCCATCCTTACAAGTTCCTCCGGAATATTTTTCCGTCGATGCGATCACTCCTCGTGGAAAAGACAGACAGGCCATTTCACAAAGAATGTTCACACTCACTTGTCCTCCTGGCGGATCAAAGACAAAGGAATCTTACGATGATTTTTCGAAGATAGGGAGCAAGTTTGCGGAAATTCTTTTCGGAGATCCTTCTAAGATCGCGATCCCCGGAATGGGACTCGTTATCAATCTTTTGGACTTCTTATTCTCTCCGGAACTCGGTATGGTCTTTCTAAAACAATTTAGAGACGCCGCAAATCCGACCCTGGCCTGCTATCAAGCCATCGTGGAAGCGAGTAGCAACGTGACTCATTTTCGAAAAGGCGGACTCTTGGAAGGAAATTACGTTTTAGACCTTCTCGATAATCCGTATTTCCCTTTTGTCAGCGACTTCGGTCTCAAAGGGAACTCCGTTCCAGTTCAGTTCGGAATCTGGTGTGATTTCGATTTCGATTTCTCTCCCGGAAAAATAATTCATCAAAATACATAAATATTTTAGAATATTCTAAAATTATATAAAATTAATTTATTAATTCAGGTAAAATAGCAATGGCCGATAAAAAAGAAAAAGTAGTCGTTTTGGGAGGAGGTTTGAGTTCGTTGGTTACGGCTTACGAAATTACTTCTCAGCCAGGTTGGGATAAAAAATACGATCTTACTTTGTATCATATGGGTTGGAGACTCGGCGGTAAGGGAGCGAGCGGAAGAAATCAGAAAATCTACAATCGAATCGAGGAACACGGTCTACATATCTGGTTCGGCTTTTACGATCATGCGTTTCAACTCATTCAAAAATGTTATCAGGAAGTTGGTCGATCTCTCACACAACCCTTGGCGACTTGGGAGGAGGCTTTTAAACCGGCAAATTATTTCGTCTTGGAAGAAAAAGTCAACGACGGATACGTTCCTTGGCCGATCGAATTCCCAATGAACGACCAGGTCCCCGGTGAAAGCCTGGACCTACCGGATCCAAGAAACTATCCGGGACTCATTCTAAATTATCTTCATAAGTATTACAATGACAACGCCGATTCGATTTTCCCCGAAAAGGAAGACGAAAATCAGAGCGGAATCTGGAATCAAATATTGGAATGGATCGAAGGTACGGTCGAAACGATCGGCCTTGACCTCATAGGAAATACTCTCTTCGTTCTGAAAAATCTTTTGAACAAATTCAGCTCTGATTTTCCAAAAGACCGATTCTTAAAAATCGTGGATCTTTTTGCAAAAACGCTCTGGAAGAAAGTGGAAAAACAAATCGAATCGAATACGGAGGCAAGACGTTTCTGGATCATGGTCGATTTTTCGCTCACAAATATCAAAGGGATGATCGAAGATCGTCTTTTTGAAAAAGGTTTTGAAAGTATCGACGACTACGATTACAGAGAATGGCTAAGACATCACGGAGCGAGTGAACTCACGATCAACTCGGCGATCGTCCAAGCCATTTATGGTCTCGTTTTCGGCGGAGTGAATCAATACACTTTCGCGGCGGGAACCGCTCTCAAGGGCGCTCTCCGAATGGTCTTCACATATAAAGGCGCGGTCGCTTATAGAATGCAGGCTGGAATGGGTGATACGATCATGACCCCGCTTTACGAAATTCTAAAAAAAAGAGGCGTTAAAATCAAATTCTTTCACAGAGTTCGGGAATTGATTCCCGGATCGGCGGACGGAAAAAACAACATACAAAGTATTCGTATCGGAAGACAGGTCACTTTGAAGGGAGAAGAATACGCTCCGCTAATCGATGTTAAAGGTCTCCCTTGCTGGCCTTCGGAACCTTTATACGATCAAATCGTAGAAGGGGAAACATTAAAAAAAGAGCATATAGATTTGGAAAACTATTGGTCTGATTGGAAGGATAGGGAAGAAATCGTATTAGAACACGGGAGAGATTATGATCGAATCGTCTTCGGTATCTCGATCGGCGCCATCCCATTCTTATGTCCTCAAATTCTAAATACAAATCAGCAATGGAGACAGATGACGGAAACGATCGAAACTTGTTTGACCGACGCTTTCCAGCTTTGGATGTTTCCGGACAGCGCCGGTTTAGGATGGAAGTATTGGAAGAACGAACCTCCGATTCTTGGTTCCTTTGTGGAACCCTTCGATACTTGGTGCGACATGAGTCATCTCATCAATCGGGAATCCTGGCCGGATTCTATGACTCCGAATCATATTGCCTATTTTTGCGGACCTTCTCCTCCCGGAACGGCTCCAAGCAATCCGCTTGCCAACCCTGACATTGAGGCAGAGATGAAAAAATTAAGAGAAAGAGTTGCGACTTTTCTAAACCAAGACGTTAGCACTCTTTGGCCGTCCGCAAGTATTCCGGGAGCCAGAGCGGAATTCAATTGGAATCTTCTTTTGGATAAACAAGAGAAAAGTGGGGTCACTAGAATCGAGGGCCAGTATGTCCGTTTAAATATTCAGCCCACCGAGAGATATGTCTTATCCGCTAAAGGATCCACAAAATATAGACTTCCGGCGGGAATGAACGGTTATTCCAATCTTGTCATTACGGGAGATTGGATTGAAAATCCGATCTTAAACGCAGGCTGTGTGGAAAGCACCGTTGTAAGCGGTATCGAAGCGGCGAAATGTTTTCTCTGATTTTCCGAAATCAATTTTTTTCTTTTTGATTTTAATCCTAGGGAGAATATCACAGTTCTTCCAGGATGGAACTCCCCGGCTTTGAAACCTTCGAATCCTTTTCCATTGATCATCAGTTTCTGATATACAGATCTCTGGATCAAAGATCGGGGAAGCACGTTCTCCTCAAAATCCTACGTCAGAAGAATCCTTCGCGCAAAGATATTCAGAAGATTCATCACGATTTTAGAATTTCTAGTTTTGCTAAAGGGCCTAGGATCCAGAATTCCCTCGAATTAATCCGACATGAGGACCTTCCGGTCCTCGTCATCGAAGATAACGGATCGGTTCCTCTTTCGAGAATGTATCCAAATGGTGTTAATTCTGTTGAGAAATTTTTTGAGATTGCCATGAGTATATCTTTAGCGCTCAAAGAAATTCATGAAAAAAGAATTCTACACCAAGCGCTTCGTCCGGGTAATATCTGGATTCAACCAGAGACGGGGATCGCGAGAATCACCGATTTTTCATCTGCTACTTTCTCCGGGAAAGACACGTCACCTTCCATTACACCCGATTTATCCGTCGAAGTTCTGTCCTATCTTCCGCCCGAGTTGACCGGAAGACTTTCTCGAGTCCTCGACCTACGAACCGATTTCTATTCTTTGGGAATCATCTTTTATCAGATGATCACCGGGATGTTGCCTTTTGTCTCCAAAGATAGGAACGAAATTCTGCACGCGCACCTAGCACGAAGACCCGCCTTAGTCCACACTCTTCGCGACGATCTTCCGGTTTCCATTTCGCTTATCATTGCAAAACTTTTGGAAAAAGATCCGGAACAACGTTATGCGTCTATTAACGGCCTAATCTACGACCTCGAACTTTCCCGCAAAGAACAGAATAATGAAAACGACGGCGCGGTTTTTGTTCCCGGAACGAGAGACGTCCCTGAATTGAGTTTTGATCCTTCCGCGTTATACGGAAGAGACCGAGAAAAGACGGTCTTGGAATCCTCTTTGGATAAAGTTTTCCGAGGCGAAACCGGTTTGGTCTTGATCACAGGCGATTCAGGTTCCGGAAAATCGGCCTTGGCGAAATCGTTTTTAAAGAGTATCTCTGAAAGAGGCGGAATCGTTGTTCAAGGAAAATTCGATCAGTATGAAACTTCGGTTCCTTTCGGAGGATTGATCCATTCTCTTAGAGATCTCGTTTCTATCTATTTATCGAAACCAGAAAAGGACATCAAAGAATTCAAAAAACTCATTCTACAATATACCGGTGCCAACGGAAAAATCCTTTTGAATCAGATTCCTGAATTGGAATTCATCATCGGACCTCAACCTGAATTGGCGGAATTACCTCCGGACGAAAACAGAAACAGATTTTACTTCACGCTTCGAAACTTTATCAGAGCAATCTCGGAAATGAGCCGTCCTCTGGTCCTCTACATGGACGACCTTCAATGGTCGGATCCGGCGAGTCTTAAGCTGATAGAGACTTTTTTGATTTATTCAAAAATTAAGAATTTCTTATGTATTCTTTCTTATAGACCCGAGGCGACCGAAAAGAGTAACGCGTTCTCGGAAATTTTAGAATCCTTAGAAAGCAACAAGGTTCAAAAAAGTCTGATCACTGTCGATCCTCTGGACGAAGAAAGTATCTATCGCCTTTTACAGGATTTAGCTCCGGGACCGGAAGAGGAAATTCGAGCCGTATCCTCCATCCTTCATAAAAAAACGCTCGGGAATCCTTTCGCGATCGTTCAATTGCTTCGAACTTCGGAAAAAACCAATTCAATCTCGTATCAATTCGAGACGAAACTTTGGAAATGGGATAATGAAAAAGCGCTCCAGCTTCCGGTTGCGGATAACGTGATTGACCTTCTGTGTCAAAGGATCAGAGATCTTTCTCCGGGCGTCCAGGAACTTCTCGGTGTTTGTTCTTGTCTCGGTGAAAGGTTCACTTCCGGATTTATTTCTAAATTACATTTTTTTGATGCGGGAAAACTCAATCAGATACTTTGGGAAGCGGTAAGAGAAGGACTTTTGGCTCCTTCACACAATCAAGACCATTCCCTATTCGAAGAGAATGTTTCTGCCGAGCAGGCGTTCGGTTTTTCACACGACCGAGTACAACAGGCCGCTTATAGCCTTTTGGAAGAATTGAAAAGAAAGGAATTTCATAAGAAGGTAGGAATCGCACTCCTCAACTTACACGGACCGAATCCGAAAAACCGAGTTCTTTTTCAAATAACGAACCACCTCAATCAGTCGAAAGAGATTTTAGAAGAGAACTCTCTTAGAAAAAAACTAACGCTTCTAAATTATAAGGCCGGTCTTCAAGCAAAGAGCTCCGGTTCTTACGAAAGCTCACTTCAATACTTAAACTCAGCCTTGAACTCTTTGGACCAAGAGGCTATGATTAACGACCTCGAGTTGTATTCCAACGTGATTTTGGAAACCGCAGAAACGGAATACCTCCTGAATAACTACGAAAGAACAATGCAACTTTTAGAATCATTAGAAAATCTGCATCTTCCGGATCTACAATACATCCGCGCGGACGCGATTCAGGTAAGGCTCTATTCTAAAATGAATAAGGTTGAAAACGCAGTCCTCGCCGGTCTTAGAGCGATGAGACGTTTTAAGATCAACATACCTTCGTCTCCTCTCCGAGTCACTTTGGTTCTATTTAAAGAACTTTTTCTTTCCATGATCCTTTCCAAAGGAAAAACCGACATCGAGCTCGTAAACGTTAGGGAAAATGGAGAACAGGAATATCAGGCTTTGATCGATCTTTTTGCCGATCTCGGACCCTCAGCCTTTACCTATAACCAGAACTTGTTTGCCCTCATTGTATTAAAAATGTTTAATACGTCTTTGACAAAGGGAGTTTCCAGAAGTAGTCCGATCGCTTACAGCGGTTACGGAATGATCGTAAACCAGGCTCTCAAAGATTTGGACCAAGCTGTTCGATATTCGAAACTTGCGATGGATCTGAATGATAAAATCCCTTTCGATTTGGTGAAATGGAAAGTTCAGTACGTTTATTCCGCGTATCTTTGTCATTGGAAAAGACATATCACCTTGGATATCAGTCTTCTTGACGACGTCCACAACGGCGCGCTACAAAACGGGGATATCTTTTACGCCGGTTTTAGCATACAAGCAAAAACTCAGAAAAAGATTTTCGCTTCCTTCCCGATCGAAGAATTGTTAAACGACATTGTGAATGCGGACCAATATTTTACTGCATCCAGAGACAACTTTGCCTTCACGATCGCCAAAAGCTCCCATCAGCTGATCAAAGCGCTTGCGGGGAAAACGGATTCACC
It encodes the following:
- a CDS encoding TonB-dependent receptor plug domain-containing protein; its protein translation is MYSNSLFSQSSPDFVLIEKGNFKTTLLINKLSDEIIISVPESGLYSILFASTEGIQRRRRIELVKGQNFVKIGSLIENRETEISVIGEKDDINGVRLKQAEIKRLPGTFGDSLKAVFNVPGVSQIFQNYNNSSFQSALPIQLSLTKSGTQTKSPDISNSQRGFLVMRGAGSKSNQFYFDDLPFSYPFHADGISSVINNNAIRSLEVYSGAYSTRYGFGTGGVIAVEGFKKREDLTVVNLNTFLIDGYTFKNVTKNLNVNVSGRKYYPNLLLGQLHDVVPNQTLISDYSDYQGRIHWDINSEHSITITSFGAKDFRYPFAKNEKLDANQSSAESLVDGLVVDRDFRTDGLKHIWTPFGSIKNTINVARNYFSERIQNSTYYLDSNDGRISPDGFVKINTVGNDFSQNLNYFEDFLEISIFKKILKLNSGGQYRETVSSFKGKITYLNPKPQFLRLTELIISDPNTNTMAVLDGDKMTHREIGYFSELKFDHLGYSATLGVRRDYYDLSKEWKTNPRFLLAKNFTSFGTTLFGGTGNFSQAPNDISQYSKTIGNPKLKVETSQHSNIGIEQKFLSKYSIKVEGYRNTFDSMAIQDQFVSDSSAANINNVSSLVDQRSSTLIPQRNLNYSNSMTGWSKGIELMIRKEMEEGTGFFGWASYSNSLTKRNRNQPVLSEEEIKNHQNLTQNNRLIYQDNSRGYYTNLYSNGSLEVLRKNSKEELYDLDRTHIFSFVAGWRYLNSFQLGFRYSYLTNYAYTPIIGSEKQQIGYSPIYSNYIRSERLPAYNQIDLRFDKFITTSWGNLNFYLEVVNLTANRIAVSNTVFTSGIPYIPGSNPQTLYINQNGLNIYKHRVPNLNFGLEMKF
- a CDS encoding NAD(P)-binding protein; the encoded protein is MADKKEKVVVLGGGLSSLVTAYEITSQPGWDKKYDLTLYHMGWRLGGKGASGRNQKIYNRIEEHGLHIWFGFYDHAFQLIQKCYQEVGRSLTQPLATWEEAFKPANYFVLEEKVNDGYVPWPIEFPMNDQVPGESLDLPDPRNYPGLILNYLHKYYNDNADSIFPEKEDENQSGIWNQILEWIEGTVETIGLDLIGNTLFVLKNLLNKFSSDFPKDRFLKIVDLFAKTLWKKVEKQIESNTEARRFWIMVDFSLTNIKGMIEDRLFEKGFESIDDYDYREWLRHHGASELTINSAIVQAIYGLVFGGVNQYTFAAGTALKGALRMVFTYKGAVAYRMQAGMGDTIMTPLYEILKKRGVKIKFFHRVRELIPGSADGKNNIQSIRIGRQVTLKGEEYAPLIDVKGLPCWPSEPLYDQIVEGETLKKEHIDLENYWSDWKDREEIVLEHGRDYDRIVFGISIGAIPFLCPQILNTNQQWRQMTETIETCLTDAFQLWMFPDSAGLGWKYWKNEPPILGSFVEPFDTWCDMSHLINRESWPDSMTPNHIAYFCGPSPPGTAPSNPLANPDIEAEMKKLRERVATFLNQDVSTLWPSASIPGARAEFNWNLLLDKQEKSGVTRIEGQYVRLNIQPTERYVLSAKGSTKYRLPAGMNGYSNLVITGDWIENPILNAGCVESTVVSGIEAAKCFL
- a CDS encoding trifunctional serine/threonine-protein kinase/ATP-binding protein/SpoIIE family protein phosphatase produces the protein MELPGFETFESFSIDHQFLIYRSLDQRSGKHVLLKILRQKNPSRKDIQKIHHDFRISSFAKGPRIQNSLELIRHEDLPVLVIEDNGSVPLSRMYPNGVNSVEKFFEIAMSISLALKEIHEKRILHQALRPGNIWIQPETGIARITDFSSATFSGKDTSPSITPDLSVEVLSYLPPELTGRLSRVLDLRTDFYSLGIIFYQMITGMLPFVSKDRNEILHAHLARRPALVHTLRDDLPVSISLIIAKLLEKDPEQRYASINGLIYDLELSRKEQNNENDGAVFVPGTRDVPELSFDPSALYGRDREKTVLESSLDKVFRGETGLVLITGDSGSGKSALAKSFLKSISERGGIVVQGKFDQYETSVPFGGLIHSLRDLVSIYLSKPEKDIKEFKKLILQYTGANGKILLNQIPELEFIIGPQPELAELPPDENRNRFYFTLRNFIRAISEMSRPLVLYMDDLQWSDPASLKLIETFLIYSKIKNFLCILSYRPEATEKSNAFSEILESLESNKVQKSLITVDPLDEESIYRLLQDLAPGPEEEIRAVSSILHKKTLGNPFAIVQLLRTSEKTNSISYQFETKLWKWDNEKALQLPVADNVIDLLCQRIRDLSPGVQELLGVCSCLGERFTSGFISKLHFFDAGKLNQILWEAVREGLLAPSHNQDHSLFEENVSAEQAFGFSHDRVQQAAYSLLEELKRKEFHKKVGIALLNLHGPNPKNRVLFQITNHLNQSKEILEENSLRKKLTLLNYKAGLQAKSSGSYESSLQYLNSALNSLDQEAMINDLELYSNVILETAETEYLLNNYERTMQLLESLENLHLPDLQYIRADAIQVRLYSKMNKVENAVLAGLRAMRRFKINIPSSPLRVTLVLFKELFLSMILSKGKTDIELVNVRENGEQEYQALIDLFADLGPSAFTYNQNLFALIVLKMFNTSLTKGVSRSSPIAYSGYGMIVNQALKDLDQAVRYSKLAMDLNDKIPFDLVKWKVQYVYSAYLCHWKRHITLDISLLDDVHNGALQNGDIFYAGFSIQAKTQKKIFASFPIEELLNDIVNADQYFTASRDNFAFTIAKSSHQLIKALAGKTDSPDSLDDENFHSKEFENGILEDKNFTALSYYYHDLTKLYYFSGNFQKGLEAGQQGEKLIQNAFGLIPYAEFWFYYGLTILENFKDFSFSNRTKFSKKLKLILSLFTKWSKDCPENFMGHLELLKAEVDRNKGKIGETISGYERAIKLFQESGFLSFQALSCEIAAKFHYQSGNFSLGNHYIQHSIDLYTRWGASTKVEDLESRFSSRLDLSLSPEAIGRKIQNQTPDLDQEIILKTYNLLSGEIVLDNLLKKLIQIAMETAGATRAIYFHLHNKNLMVYLAGQSGEDGIVVENLPELEETQYPVSYLNYVFRTGKMISTNGFDSSSIKDFTDQYIKEKRPQSVICIPLVHAGGLKGVLYLENQLVKGIFTENRIQTLELIAGQAAISIENANLYAELEEKVVERTSELNNTINLIQKDLLYAQKIQDRILPKPEATLGGIYILTKYIPMNEVGGDIYDYAEISPGKIRIFLADATGHGVQAALVTMLIKSEYESLKYLDLPPGEVISELNKEIIAKYSAIKSFFSCLIADVDTSEGTLSYSAAGHPDQFCLTGSTVTRLSKSGPIIGISDNVKYQSQFLEITKGDKMFFFSDGIVEEFNAFEEEFGEERLLDSILKESSKSIPDLVKSIFGDLEAFLSGQKTQDDITFLSVEVL